The Lutra lutra chromosome 1, mLutLut1.2, whole genome shotgun sequence genomic sequence TCAATCAATTGCTTATTATTTACAGAGACAAAAATTGTATCATTTTCCTTAAGCTCAAATATCCCACCTTGATAGATGGAATAGAGTCCATATTCAGAATCTTTAGACCAACAACTATTTCTAGCACTTTTCATCAGCAGTATAGGGTCAGGATAACTTgtgtatttgtaaatatattgtaccatttgtttgtttttctttttgttctgttctgttgaacTTGTTCCTGAAATTTCCTCAGGTTCCTGAAACCGAAAGTATGTTTGGGAATAGATGTAATAAAACCCCCTTCGATGGATAACCAGCTCTCCATTCCTCAAGAGCAAATTATTTAAGAATGAATGTCCTTTTCTCGATGACTCCCAGGAGTTTAGTTTCTGGCCCAAAGCTTTTTCATTCTTGGAGCCTGGATGAAgttcagggagaaagaaaattaaaagaaagaagtttgtAACAAAGGTAAGAATGATCTCAGTAGCTGAGTGCCTAGCCAATTTTTGGATTGGGATTTTGAAGACTTTCAATCTAATATAAACTGCTTGCTCCTTCAATCTTACAAGGATTCCAAATTTCAGTCTTATAGGAATCTGGAGGGTATTGTATGATTGTGATCTGTTGGAAGTCCCTTACTTTCCACCTCATCCACCACTTAGGCCACATCTGCCACACTCAgctctacttattttatttttttattttttaaaggtttttatttatgcCACACTCAGCTGTAAACTGTAGCTTAGGTGATGATTAACTCAAATGGCAATCTTGACTCTTGGGCAAAACTTCTATCCCACACCCCTACCTACCTTCCTATGCTGGTGAGTTCAAATGAGtaacaaataaggaaaccaaaagaaacataTCTATTTCCTTAAGCCTGGAGCTCAGAACTTATTGCAATTTCTTTGGGTCTCTTTGGGTTCCTTCTTGGTCTTTCTCCACAATCCAGAGTCAATGGCACCATTCAAGCAGAAAGCATTTCTAGTCCACAATAAGACAGGGCACACGGTTGGGCAAAGAGAGCCCAGATTTAAAGATCTTCAGACCCTTGGATCTTTAACTCCCAAAGACTTTGAGTGAAAAAGGGCCCTTCTAAAATATGATATTCCTTTAAACTTTGGACCCATCTCCAGGATTGGTGCAAAATTTAGTTTTTCAATAGTGTAAAAACAAGTTTTTCTTGTTTGAGTAGTAAATAGTAACATTATAATAACGATCTCACTCATAGGCAGAACATGTCAATCATTCATAAAGCAAGAATTCAGGATTACCAGGAAGACAACTGTcctcatcaaaaaatgaaaaaaaaatcccacaatcttttcatattttaagtaaCATCTGAAATTTCTTTAACTTGGGATGAAACCTTTCATAATAGGAAAAGCAACTATTTATGGAGTACttaaaatacataggaatttCAACTGTGCTAATCTTCAGCATTTTATGATGTAAAGATTATCTCTACTTTGtatgtgaagaaactgaagcttgatTTGATTAGGTAATTTGCTCAAAACATATATCTAGGTAAAGAGGAGCTGGTATTCCAGCATGGGGATTTAGACCACAGGACTCCCTTACTGTTACAGCACTGCGTAGAAAACAGTTCTTCAGGTAAGAAATAGACTTATCATATTTGGCTAAACCCTATGAAATTGACATGTCTGTGAGTGAAAAATGGTCAAATATTGGCAGCTTCCCATAATTCAACCAAATACAAATGCCACAAGGAATACCTAGTGACTCATGGTGAAAGTAAATAACTGATTAGAACTTTTGAAGAGGAGGAAGATTTGATGGGAGTGAGAGAAATTActttgaggaagaagaagaaaagcacaaaTATGAGTATGGGAAACTCAAAGACAAAGTTCTCCCAccacataatttttcatttgtcttgtaATCTTGCTTCTGAAAAGAAGCAATCTGAGCCCCCATTACCACGGAGCATTTTGTAGCTAACCATATCAACATTTCATAGACAAGTTAAAAGAGTAAACTATCTGGGACAAATTTTTCCATTGCCTTCCTTTTAGcctatatttgttttttctcttacttGGAACTGGAAACGAGCTTCTTCTCCGGCTACTTCCAGTTATGTGAGCTGCTGCTCTCTGAAGACTCCTTTCACTTACTAGGCTAGGAATATTTAgctgtttttctaaaaaagaaaaatgataaagaattttatcAGTTGTCAAACCACTTTTCAAAAACATTGTTATTCAGAACTGCTGTCGGTCAGACATTGTAAGCACACTGGGCTTCCAAAGTTGATTGTATGGGCTTTCATCAAAATAGCCTACACTTTAATATGATCATCCATTGATTCCTGCTTATGtttaattttgaaagtattttagaTGAGAAGAATAAGCAGTAGCTTAGGTTAGAATTCACTGGCATCTCAAAGGTGAGGCCCATCCAGAATATAACAAAATGAAGATTCTGGCCCTTTCtaagtcaaacaaacaaacaaataaataaatagctggGGACATGTAATAATTCTGCTGAGTCATTCAATGTACACAAATAACCAAGCACTGATGAATTTCCACTTTGAGTTATATATAGAAACAGAGCGATCCTGATTCTAAAGGAGCAATGGTGAGAACAATGGTCCATAGATGCTACAAACTGGTATCCAACAGTTATCCCCCACGCCTGGCCCCTCAAAGGAAACATGAATTGGCATACTGGTCATGATaatcagtatataaaaataaagtcactaaTTCACTAGATAAGAATAAGCAAATAAGACTTATTGATCACTTTCTGCAGTACTTTGGAGCAGCCTTTAAATACACAAATTCAGCAAACTCCCCTTTTCAGAAAATCAGTTCAAACTTCCCCAGTGTGCTTACACTGGTtacaataaatgatatttatcatCAAGAAAATATTGCCAAgtggtgcttaggtggctcagtcattaaacac encodes the following:
- the TNFSF10 gene encoding tumor necrosis factor ligand superfamily member 10 translates to MKPKKSSTPDRWFNSNNPLSAAFATVRLGQDHSKMQAPGGPSPGQTCVLILIFTVLLQSLCVAVTYMYFTRELKQMQDKYSRSGIACFLKEDDIPWDPHDEDSMNSPCGQVKWQLHQVVRKMILKTYEETIPTVPEKQLNIPSLVSERSLQRAAAHITGSSRRRSSFPVPSSKNEKALGQKLNSWESSRKGHSFLNNLLLRNGELVIHRRGFYYIYSQTYFRFQEPEEISGTSSTEQNKKKNKQMVQYIYKYTSYPDPILLMKSARNSCWSKDSEYGLYSIYQGGIFELKENDTIFVSVNNKQLIDMDREASFFGAFLVG